Proteins found in one Candidatus Thermoplasmatota archaeon genomic segment:
- a CDS encoding DUF4040 domain-containing protein → MFFELINIVVLILIVFSCIVAVLLRDLLGAAVAMGAMSLLLSLEFYILQAPDVAIAQAGVGACLSTAIIIIAVKGTKRMEEE, encoded by the coding sequence ATGTTTTTTGAGTTAATTAATATCGTAGTGCTCATCCTCATAGTTTTCTCCTGCATTGTTGCTGTTTTACTCAGAGATCTTCTGGGTGCCGCTGTTGCTATGGGTGCTATGAGTTTGTTGTTATCTCTTGAGTTTTATATTCTGCAAGCACCTGATGTCGCTATTGCTCAGGCTGGTGTAGGCGCCTGTTTGTCCACCGCTATTATTATTATTGCTGTTAAAGGAACTAAGCGTATGGAGGAAGAATAA
- a CDS encoding cation:proton antiporter subunit C: MIYNIPFIAVVAMIFIGLYAVVFRRNLIKMVIGITIIECGVNLFLITLGYREGGVAPIYTSLPEGTQYPSEMVLPVPQALTLTSIVIGVAVLALMLSLVMHIYKQYGTLDVRKIRRLKE, from the coding sequence ATGATTTATAATATACCTTTTATCGCTGTTGTCGCCATGATTTTCATAGGCTTGTATGCTGTTGTTTTCAGACGGAATCTAATCAAAATGGTTATTGGTATCACAATCATTGAGTGTGGTGTGAACCTGTTTTTGATCACGTTGGGTTATCGTGAAGGTGGTGTTGCTCCTATCTACACTAGTTTACCAGAGGGAACACAATATCCTAGTGAGATGGTTTTACCTGTTCCTCAGGCTTTGACTCTTACGAGTATTGTGATTGGTGTCGCTGTTCTTGCTTTGATGTTGTCTCTTGTTATGCATATTTATAAACAGTATGGTACGCTCGATGTTAGAAAAATAAGGAGGCTAAAAGAATGA
- a CDS encoding MnhB domain-containing protein — MSEMSKIVRTISNIIFPLITIFGLYVIAHGHLTPGGGFQGGAVVASGCIMLLAAYGSTWAFARIKEKRLTAFESIGAVWFIGVAFLGLFVGGIFFANFLVGLKLFDSFTLFGNIPVVGSTFADINTGGVLPLMNFAVGLKVIAGLFAVVLVMAYASSLKEGKQ, encoded by the coding sequence ATGAGTGAGATGTCAAAGATTGTTAGAACAATATCGAATATTATTTTCCCTTTGATCACGATTTTTGGTTTATATGTCATAGCTCATGGGCATCTAACTCCTGGTGGTGGTTTCCAGGGTGGTGCTGTTGTTGCATCTGGTTGTATAATGTTGCTTGCAGCCTATGGTTCAACATGGGCTTTTGCGCGGATAAAAGAAAAAAGACTTACTGCTTTTGAAAGCATTGGTGCTGTGTGGTTCATTGGCGTAGCATTCCTCGGGCTTTTTGTAGGTGGTATATTTTTTGCTAATTTCCTCGTAGGTTTAAAATTGTTTGACAGTTTCACGTTATTTGGTAACATCCCTGTTGTTGGTTCTACTTTTGCTGACATCAACACAGGTGGTGTTTTGCCGCTTATGAATTTTGCTGTAGGGCTTAAGGTAATTGCTGGTTTATTTGCAGTTGTGCTTGTCATGGCTTATGCTAGTAGTTTAAAGGAGGGGAAACAATGA
- the mnhG gene encoding monovalent cation/H(+) antiporter subunit G, whose amino-acid sequence MIFDIIIYVFLGIGIFFNLLAGIGLLRFPDVYTRLHAGTKCTTFGSIFIIGSVILIGLKSWWGNDTNGSVLALHSIFALIAILLTNPVGAHAIARAAHRSGVKPAMAVVDQLDDSKLGKTGKKKTRGKKKSEEEEAE is encoded by the coding sequence ATGATTTTTGATATCATCATCTACGTGTTTTTAGGTATTGGTATTTTCTTTAACCTCCTTGCAGGTATTGGTCTACTTCGTTTCCCAGATGTTTATACCAGGCTTCATGCTGGTACGAAATGTACAACTTTTGGTTCTATATTCATCATAGGTTCTGTGATTCTCATCGGTCTGAAATCTTGGTGGGGAAATGATACCAATGGTTCTGTTTTAGCACTTCACTCGATTTTTGCTTTGATAGCAATACTACTCACTAACCCTGTTGGTGCCCATGCTATCGCCCGTGCTGCCCATCGCAGCGGAGTAAAACCAGCTATGGCTGTTGTTGATCAGTTGGATGATTCAAAACTAGGGAAAACAGGGAAGAAAAAAACTAGAGGTAAAAAGAAATCTGAAGAAGAGGAGGCTGAGTAA
- a CDS encoding monovalent cation/H+ antiporter complex subunit F encodes MIELYFGVTDTYLFVVIALAICSIMALIRIVLGPTAPDRVVGVDTVNTIVIVAMVAFGMAFREAIYIDVAIVYAFLSFVSTLFIAKYLEGGEF; translated from the coding sequence ATGATCGAATTGTATTTTGGTGTCACGGATACTTATCTGTTTGTGGTTATAGCCCTTGCTATTTGCAGCATAATGGCTTTGATAAGGATTGTTTTAGGACCAACTGCTCCTGACCGGGTTGTTGGTGTTGATACTGTTAACACAATTGTTATTGTTGCTATGGTTGCATTTGGTATGGCCTTCAGAGAGGCCATCTATATTGATGTAGCTATTGTTTACGCTTTTTTGTCTTTTGTCTCTACTTTGTTTATCGCAAAATATCTAGAGGGAGGGGAGTTTTAG